In a genomic window of candidate division WOR-3 bacterium:
- a CDS encoding NAD(P)/FAD-dependent oxidoreductase produces the protein MILNKIYDVIVIGAGPSGSFSSLKLSEKGIKTLLIEKKKIIGEPVQCGEGISEFAFDENKIKKEDFFIDRKIKGSKTFTPSGYYLIFPIEGYLIKRNKFDLYLANLSKEKGTEVKTNEKVLSIKKIQNYFKVISNKSEYYSRYIILATGYYEDIKGISYPPIKKIVAIEYRFKKNSFDDEYLYFYFGDDFKPFYGWVFFHNEETGIGTGFYGKNNNLKGIQKLIEKFGFKNSEKVKRIAGKIPFSKPLFPKDYEGILRVGDAIGAVHPYTAGGIHGALTTGRIAAEILIDCFEKEGINEIYYKKLKELPLFRDSLWNKQNKLFSKNSKEWDEIGKLMHKRIYSKTPWLRAILYLFLNPFSTFNLLFFLNLQKEFKFSENYSY, from the coding sequence ATGATCTTAAACAAAATCTATGATGTAATTGTAATAGGAGCAGGACCTTCAGGTTCCTTTTCCTCCCTCAAACTCTCTGAAAAAGGAATAAAAACCCTTTTAATTGAAAAGAAAAAAATAATAGGAGAACCGGTTCAATGCGGAGAAGGAATTTCTGAATTTGCCTTTGATGAAAATAAAATAAAAAAAGAAGATTTTTTTATAGATAGAAAGATAAAAGGCTCCAAAACCTTTACCCCAAGTGGATATTACCTGATTTTCCCCATTGAAGGCTACTTAATAAAAAGAAATAAATTCGACCTATACCTTGCAAATTTATCCAAAGAAAAAGGAACTGAAGTTAAAACTAATGAAAAAGTATTGTCTATCAAGAAAATACAAAATTATTTTAAAGTAATTTCTAATAAAAGTGAGTATTATTCAAGGTATATAATTTTGGCGACTGGTTATTATGAGGATATTAAGGGAATTAGTTATCCTCCAATTAAGAAAATAGTTGCTATAGAATACAGGTTTAAAAAGAATAGTTTTGATGATGAGTATCTTTATTTTTATTTTGGAGATGATTTCAAACCATTCTACGGTTGGGTTTTTTTTCATAATGAAGAAACAGGAATAGGGACTGGTTTTTATGGAAAAAATAATAATTTAAAAGGAATTCAAAAACTGATTGAAAAATTTGGATTTAAAAACAGCGAAAAAGTAAAAAGAATAGCAGGCAAAATTCCTTTTTCAAAACCTTTATTTCCAAAGGATTATGAAGGTATATTGAGGGTCGGAGATGCAATAGGAGCAGTCCATCCATACACTGCAGGTGGTATTCACGGTGCACTCACAACTGGAAGAATTGCAGCTGAAATATTAATAGATTGTTTTGAAAAAGAAGGAATTAACGAAATTTATTATAAAAAATTAAAAGAATTACCATTATTCAGGGATTCACTGTGGAATAAACAAAATAAATTATTTTCAAAAAATTCAAAGGAATGGGATGAAATAGGTAAATTAATGCATAAAAGAATTTATTCAAAAACACCCTGGTTGAGAGCAATTTTATATTTATTTCTTAATCCTTTTTCTACATTTAACCTTTTATTTTTTTTAAATTTGCAAAAAGAGTTTAAGTTTTCAGAAAATTATTCCTATTAA